gagaaggcaatggcaacccgctccagtactcctgcctggaaaatcccatggacagaggagcctggtaggctgcagtccgtagggtctctaggagtcggacacgactgagcgacttcactttcctttttcacttgcatgcatcggagaaggaaatggcaacccactccagtgttcttccctggagaatcccagggacgggggagtctggtgggttgccatctatggggtcgcacagagtcggacacgactgaagcgacttagcagcagcagcaacagcagctaaGGTCAGGAGTATGATCTGCGATGACAGGACAGATTTTTTTATGTGAAAAATGGCTAGTTTACAACAGCATTAAATCATAATTTCactccacattaaaaaaagtttacaaacttTTACCAACTGACTTCATAGAGCAATATCCTCAAATATAAGAGTTGACCAAATGCCCAAAGTATTGAGGCCTCAGTAAGAAAACCAGAGTAGAGTCGGGGGAGCTGACCCTACTACGGCCTCCTTACAGCTGAGAATGTGACAGCTACCACCACAAGCTGCACGACTTGGTCAGgtctcttcctctccctgttCAGTTTACATTGAGCATTTCCCTCTAAGACGCAGAGAAGGAACAAAAgcctgggctttggagtcaggcgGCCAAGGGTTGGGatcctggctggctggctgtgggATCTTCTCAAAGTCACTTGTAAAATGCAGATAAATAAGTCTATTGCCCAGGGTCGTTGGGAAAGGACTGAATGAGATAGACCGTGGCAAGAACGTTGCCAAATACCTGGGAGTTAATACGTGAAAACTGTTTTCTGTGGATGACTGGAGCAGAATACTTCCAACACTCAGGTTTACCATAATAGCAGGCCTATCCAAAGCACTAAATGATAACAAGATTTCAGTctcttttattctgcttttttttaatgtcatattcCATTTGAGTCCTAAGCATGTAAGCAGGTACCATGGAATGTAAACAAGTGAGGAAACAGAAATATACTGAATGAATCATATGTGAAACAACGCTGTGACTCATACAAACGAAATTGCTGCTTGGCTACACAAAAGAATTAAcactaaaatgtttaaaaagagacAACATAAGAATGAGCTATTTTAATCaagcaaaaacaaatttatatccattagttctaaaaataaaattagacttTTCCAACCCTTAACATCTGCATTTAATAATATCTTCTAACCAAAATACAGATGCTAAAACAGCAAATTACAATATATCTTGTACAGCATACAGTATGTTTCACTGTTCACACTTACTTTAACTCTAGTTGGTCGTTATGTACTCAATGCATAAACATCACTTCGAATAAAATTTTCACAATTAACAAAAAGTGTGACAAGGCTGTCTTAAAACGGCTCTGCTATAAATTGTATAGAATATACAGAATTACAAAGTCAAGtattttttatcaaaatatacacccctccctgaaactaacacaagctATCAACATTTTAAACGAATAATAcaattatagaaaatatttgcaaaattattttttcatgtataaatATTCTGCCATATTTACTTTGGTCTAGAATTATTAGCATACAAGTCCACTTAAAAAATATCCACATGGAAGGGCTGGGAGACATCGTTACatgtaatcattttatatttagagTTACTTCAAATCAAAATGACTGAAATACACAGTAATTCTTGATTCATAATCCTGactgaaataaaacaaattggTAGATCACAGGATTGCTTATTCAGTTTTCTAATTATCAATTCAAAATGATTTGCATAAGCCCTTTGTGACTATCTCTTTAACAAAACCCAAATGAATGGTTcaagtgtacatatatacaatgtataaaataaagttGAACTCATctgcatttttccattttcttctattaCATAATACTGTTTGTAAGTGAAAGTAGATGAACAAAAGATAAATGCAAATACAATATTGGGGTTATTTAACAACAAAGTACTACAGTATAAAAAGATCAGCTTTGATTATGTCCTTTTCTGGGTGTTGAGATGCTTTCTGGTCCACCCCAATCCATATGAAGTCTTCTTTGTGGAGACATCACAACACTTGAAGAGAGAACCCGGAGTCCTTCAAGCCATTTCTTCACAATGGTAATCTAGTAACCTTGGGTTTCCAGCTGTCAAATCCTGTGAACACGAATGGCTGCAGGTCATCCTTGAACTGGGTTCCAGATTCTGCTCATACTGGTGTTCTGGTATCAAATGGGTAAGaatgttttctctctccctcctattCTGgcagtttaaaaagttaaagaatcgTGATTTCCAGCTTCCCAGGAACCTAGTCCACGTGATGGAATATTCTATAGGGGGGTTAGACTTTGAGGGCAGTGTTGATGGTGTGGGTCAAAGAATAAGAACATTAAACACAGAAATGGGTTTTTAGCAAGGGGgctgaaagtggctcagtcgtgtccgactctgcaaccccatggactatacagcccatggaactctccaggccagaacactggagtggggagcctttcccttctccaggggatcttcccaacccagggactgaacccaagtctcctgcattgcaggtggattctttaccagctgagctacaagggaagcccaagaatactggagtgggtagcctatcccttctccagaaaatcttcctgacccaggaattgaaccagggtctcagTTGTCTGCAAACATGAAGACAAGGCATCTGACTTGtgaatatattctatatatttttgaagCATGTAAGTCATGGAACCTCGTCAATTCACATTCTATCTCCCCACCCTCCAAAGACAAAGCTCCATTTGAGGCAAGGAAGGTCATCACTTCCTACCCACTCAAGTCATTattgggtggggcaggggtgtgtgtgtttctgttgtcctttatttattttttaaatagtatatgCTTGTGGGCTGCATGATTTCCAAGAAGGCTGACAATTGTAGGGATTAGGCTTTCTGTCGCTTTCAAGTGCCTGGGAATTCACCACCACACGTGTGCCTTGCACTTAATTTCCAAGACACTCCTTCAGTGATACAGGAGATGCTAGGTTTTACTTGAACCCTTGAGAATAGTTAAATCTATCTGGAAAGACCTCCACGTCCATGGCCTTGTGATGGATGGAAGACTTCAGGGAGTTTCAGAAGAATTTgaccttttttcattttctgaagtgAGGCCACTAGAAAGTAatacacagcacagcacaggtaaTCACAAGTAACTTCTGGGAAGGTTCTCCCCCGTGGATAAGGCATGACCTATGTTTTTTGGGACTTGAGAAGACCGGTTCTAGTAACAGCTCAGCCATAACTTCAAGAGAACAGCATTCCATCTAAAAGCATACACATGCTCTGAAGTCATACTCAAAATGCTTCCTACTGATTTTTACATCAGTTCTCATTATTTGCAGATCTATTGCTCATCATTATAATTCGCTACAGGGGACATGGACAGTTAAAAGTTATAGTGCTTTATATCTGTATTTTACAAGGTTTGTGTTGCAGAAAAGTAGTTCTAGATAACGTATGAATGTCCTACTTGGGTTACTCATTTCACAAGTATTTTCAGCTATACTATTATTTCATATGTACCCattaatttaaacaatttttaatagtGCAGAAGCTGGATGAGAATAATGACTGTCATAGCTCATTTACCTTTTAACATATTTATGAAGGTGACATTTTCATGATATCTGACCCTTATATCTCCAGTTACTAAAGACAGTTCAGCAGCCAGCTCCTCTGAGCACTCACCAGAAAGTTTTAAATTACACTAAAATTaaactctttttttctcccactggCAAAAATATCACAACTTAGAACTTCATAAACTTTCACAAGACACTTGGGATACTGGAAGATTCGgctattttgtttttgtgtacTTCGCATGAGGTTAATGCTAAAACCCAGAGAGGATATTAGGATCCTCCTTCTGGAATTTGAACAAATGAGATTTTCTTTGTTACATTTCACTCCTTCATAGCTGTTAAGTGAacaaaactaaacagaaacaaaagaaacatctaactaaaaaaaaaaacacaaaaaaacccccaCCAACTTGTATTCtcaaaggttttttttcccctaaggatCTCCATTCAAAGGACATTATCAACAACGGTTTGTACATTATCCTTTTGCTCAGTACCTTCCGAATCAATGAAatgtggattctccaggggaCTGGAGTTTTCGTGGCCCATGTCACCTTCCGTTTTCTCCTGCTGACTGGGGCTTTTGAACAAGTGTTTCTTCTGGTGCATTCCCAGAGCAGCAGCTGTTTTGCAAATTTTGGGGCACTGGAAGCAGGCATAGCCCTTCCCGTTATGCTCCCTGATATGCCTCTGCTCGTGATTCCTTTTCGTGGACAGATACAAAAAACTCTGAAAGCAGAACTGACAGTGGTATCGTTTTTCTCCCGTGTGGATCCTTTCGTGGATTTTGAGGGTCTCGTTCAAAGTGAAGGCCTTGTTGCAGTACTGACAGACGAACTCCTTCACGCCCAGGTGGATGCGCTCATGCTTCTGGAGGTTGCCGTGCACGGAGAAGCACCGGCCGCAGGTCTTGCACTGGTATGGCTTCTCTCCCGTGTGGCACCGCATGTGCATTTTGAGGGTGGAGGGGCTCTGAAACTGCTTGGCACAGAGCTCGCATGCGTAAGGCCGGGCCGTGAGATGCCGGTGGGGCCTCCCTTGGCTCCCGGCCCCTGAGGCTTTGTCTCCGTCGTCGCAGAGTTCACACTGCAGCTTAGGCatctctttgttttcctcttcctcGAAGGCCTTCTCCTGCGGAGCCTTGCCCACCACCGCACAGTCCAGGTCGGCCGGGTATCTACACTTACTGCTCGGGCTCCTGTTTTCATGCTCCTTCCTCCAGCTGGCCTTCCTCATTTTTCTCAACTGTCTGGATTTCTTCTTGGGTTTGTAGTTGTAGTACGGGCGCCACGGTTTGTCCGTGGAATCCTGGTCACTGGCATCGTCAAACATCTCGCTCATCTCCATGCACTCGGACTGGCAGAGCCCGAGAGGGTTGTCTCCGTTGGCTTCCTGGTCGCTCTCCTGGGGCAGCGTCTCCTCCGGCGTTTGATACTTGGGTCTCCGCCCTCTCTTATAGAACAGTTTAGAGCCGAGGATGTGCCTCTTCACAATGGCTTCATTTCCGATTTTCACCGTTATTTGACAAAGGGGTGCGACGTTGCTGTTTGTGGAGGTTCCAGGGAGAGCGGGCTTTGCGATGTAGGTTTCAATTTTACTCGTTTCTTTAATGGTATTTGTAGTTTTGCCCAGTGAGCCTCCAGGATCAGCAGTGAATTTGGACTCCTCTGGTACTTCTCCCCTGCTACACGGGCcggctttctttttctccttcatgcTCTTGGGTCTGCTGACGGCCCTCCCAACTTTGTCTGGCTCGGCGGGCTTGCCGTCCTCTTTTGGGGTCTGACTGACAGTCTGGTCTGAAGGAGCTCCTCTGGGGTTGCGGCTGGTCATGGCAGCAATGGCATTGCTGTGCATTATCACCGATGAAAACTGGCTGCTGTGCACGATGACCGAGGGGGCTGAGCCGCTGTAGCTGATCACAGAGGTGGAGTTCTCACTGCCGTTACTCACAGCCAAAACTGGCACATCCCCTGCTCGGGGGTCCGAACTGACAGCGTTTTCAGTGGAAGAAACCGACACCTCTGTGGAATAAAAGTTATTGTCCAGATCCACTTTTAACTCTCCCCTCTCACCCCATTTGGTACCTTCTGCGTTTTGTATACTGGCCGAAGTGGGCACGTCCTGACGTGCTGGTGTTTCCAATGGGATGGCTGGACTGTTGGTCAAGGTGTTTACACTGTCCTGGAAATTCAGAGTAGGTAATTCAGAGCTGTGTGGATTCTGAATAACATAGGGACCAGGTGCAGGCTCATTTAGCTGACTGTTTTCTCGAGCATTTTCATAGGAAGAATGTCGGTAGCTCTTGTAAGGAGCCCTCTTGCATTTCATGGGCAGGAGCCTGTAAAGTTTATATGGATAGACACTAGGCTTCAAGCCTCCATTTGCTGTTTTCTTACTGATGGAAAGTCTGTGATCGATGGCATGAAAAGACTTCTGGTGGTTTTTGAGTATATAGTAGGTCATGAATGTCTCCAGGCAGAAAATGCACTGATACCGCCTTTCCCCTGTGTGCCAAATCTCGTGTCTTGTCCTGTACTCAGCCAAGGCAAACACTTTGTTGCAGTAATGGCAAGGatatgttctcctccaggagtgAACATTTGCATGTCTTCGGAGGCTGGATAAAGTCACGTAACTGCGTTTGCACACCACGCAGCTGTAGAGCATTTGCCCATTAACAAATTTAACTATGTGTTCTGTTTCTGGCAGCGTACTCCCGGGACTGGAAAAGTCACCAATCCTATTCTCAGCTAATAAAGGTTCTGGACCTGTGAATGAACTTCCATTCTGCCCGATGGTGGGATAGTTTTCTAAGAAGCGCTGATTCCCTCCAGGAACGGGCATGTGGCTGGACCTCATGCAGATCTGCTCATGCCGATCCAGCCTGTTGAGGGTGCTGAACTGCTTGTTGCAGTGCTTGCACACCAAGGGCTCCTGGGTCGGCTTGTGAAGCTGCATGTGGGCGCTGAGCAAAGTGCTGCTCTCGAAAGATTTGGAACAACAGCTGCAGTTGTAAACGAGAGGCGGCACCTCGGCGGCTGGCGGCCCAGGGACATCAGAGGATTTATTTCCCTCCGCCCTGGGAAATTGGACCTCTCCTTCGTTGTGGCTGGGAGATTTTGAAAGGGAAAGAACTGCAGCTGGCTGCGGACTTTCTTCTTGACGCACCTCCAAGTTGCTTGCTGGAGGGGGTGGTATATTTTCTGGAGCGGAATCTGATTCCTGGGGTACGGAGAGTGTCTTTGGCTTTCGGCATGTTTTCGGTTTTGCTGCAACAGCTTCAGAGTTCTCCTTCCCTGTTTTCGCAGGTGAGCTGCTGTCCTGTTCCCGGGCAGGCTGACTTCTGTAAGCCTCAGCCACGGAAGACACGGCAGACACGGCGTAGGAGTGCTCGGCGAGGGTGCGCACGGGCTCCACCTCGTGGCAGACGTCAGTCCTCTCCAGGCAGAGGCTGGTGTTCCTCATGGAGTCAGAGACCTTTTTGAAACTTGCTCTCAAGTCCAGTGGGGAGAACATGTTATTACTGTTTTCTGTTTCGATGATGGAAAATGCATTTGTGATCCTTGGCCCATTAGTGATGGCTGGTTCTTcatgccttttttcatttttttcttccttaaccaCTCCCTTCTCAGTAATGCAGAATACATAGGGACCCGGGGAATTGGAGAAGTTGCGATCAGTAAGATCTTCCAAGAAGGATATTCCCAGCTTTTTCCCAGCAGCTGCGAGATCAGTGACAGTTTCCTGTCTCTTGACGACGACTGTGGAGCTGTAGATATAATTGAGGATTTCTGTAAACACTTCAGCTTTGAGATCATCCAGCTCCAGGACGTGGCTGGAAATACAGATGGTATGGCTCCAAAAGATGTTTTTGAAATAAAGGCTTGAAGCAGCCAGGACATTGCTGTGGGCTTTAAACTTGGTGTCTTCCACAATGATAGTGACATCACACAAAATGCCCCGAATGCGCTGCTCGTTTAAGATGGAGAGCACTGTGTCGCTGTGTAAGTTGTCCTTGAGGTCCCTGGAAAGGGACATGACTGTCAtctaaaagaagaagagagaagtggTCAGAGATAAAGGTCCTTCCATGAGGAGCTCTTTGGTGTATAGGCtatttttgatttctttgaaaATCTTACTTTATGTATGAAAATACAGAGTTTTgtagtctttgtttctttttaatctcatttCGTTGTTGCTCCAAAGACTTGGAGTCAACCTTAGAAGCTTAATCTTTATCTTGCCCCAGCCTGTTTCTCATACCATTGCTCACAGTTGTTATAGTTGGAAATCCTCCCAGAactttttctctgactttctcCAAAGTTGTAGGCTACATATACATGTCCAAatttggtgtgtgtgggggggcaggGTAAGGTTCCCTGATAAATG
The sequence above is a segment of the Bos mutus isolate GX-2022 chromosome 1, NWIPB_WYAK_1.1, whole genome shotgun sequence genome. Coding sequences within it:
- the ZBTB38 gene encoding zinc finger and BTB domain-containing protein 38 gives rise to the protein MTVMSLSRDLKDNLHSDTVLSILNEQRIRGILCDVTIIVEDTKFKAHSNVLAASSLYFKNIFWSHTICISSHVLELDDLKAEVFTEILNYIYSSTVVVKRQETVTDLAAAGKKLGISFLEDLTDRNFSNSPGPYVFCITEKGVVKEEKNEKRHEEPAITNGPRITNAFSIIETENSNNMFSPLDLRASFKKVSDSMRNTSLCLERTDVCHEVEPVRTLAEHSYAVSAVSSVAEAYRSQPAREQDSSSPAKTGKENSEAVAAKPKTCRKPKTLSVPQESDSAPENIPPPPASNLEVRQEESPQPAAVLSLSKSPSHNEGEVQFPRAEGNKSSDVPGPPAAEVPPLVYNCSCCSKSFESSTLLSAHMQLHKPTQEPLVCKHCNKQFSTLNRLDRHEQICMRSSHMPVPGGNQRFLENYPTIGQNGSSFTGPEPLLAENRIGDFSSPGSTLPETEHIVKFVNGQMLYSCVVCKRSYVTLSSLRRHANVHSWRRTYPCHYCNKVFALAEYRTRHEIWHTGERRYQCIFCLETFMTYYILKNHQKSFHAIDHRLSISKKTANGGLKPSVYPYKLYRLLPMKCKRAPYKSYRHSSYENARENSQLNEPAPGPYVIQNPHSSELPTLNFQDSVNTLTNSPAIPLETPARQDVPTSASIQNAEGTKWGERGELKVDLDNNFYSTEVSVSSTENAVSSDPRAGDVPVLAVSNGSENSTSVISYSGSAPSVIVHSSQFSSVIMHSNAIAAMTSRNPRGAPSDQTVSQTPKEDGKPAEPDKVGRAVSRPKSMKEKKKAGPCSRGEVPEESKFTADPGGSLGKTTNTIKETSKIETYIAKPALPGTSTNSNVAPLCQITVKIGNEAIVKRHILGSKLFYKRGRRPKYQTPEETLPQESDQEANGDNPLGLCQSECMEMSEMFDDASDQDSTDKPWRPYYNYKPKKKSRQLRKMRKASWRKEHENRSPSSKCRYPADLDCAVVGKAPQEKAFEEEENKEMPKLQCELCDDGDKASGAGSQGRPHRHLTARPYACELCAKQFQSPSTLKMHMRCHTGEKPYQCKTCGRCFSVHGNLQKHERIHLGVKEFVCQYCNKAFTLNETLKIHERIHTGEKRYHCQFCFQSFLYLSTKRNHEQRHIREHNGKGYACFQCPKICKTAAALGMHQKKHLFKSPSQQEKTEGDMGHENSSPLENPHFIDSEGTEQKDNVQTVVDNVL